The genomic stretch GCTGCAGAGAAAGGTCATGGAGACCGCCTCAATGTCCACCACGATGCTCTGCATCACCGCAAAGGCGGGCATGACCATGCCCAGGAGCACCACGCCGACCCAGAAGATGGTCGCCCACTGGCCTTTGAGCATATACCTGACCGAAACCTCACCCGTTGACGACGTATAGCGCACGCTCATCAGATAGACCGGGACGAGAAGCAGGTAGCCGACGAGCAGGATGCGGATCCACTCTTCCACTGCCTTGCCGGCCACGATCGCACCGCTTCCCAGGGATATGCCGAGCGTCACCTCTGCCCCGCCCCAGAGGCCGCTGACCACGTAGAGCACCGGGAGCAGCGCCGTGTTCCAGAGCGGGATGCCGTTGACGTAGTTCA from Syntrophorhabdales bacterium encodes the following:
- the nrfD gene encoding NrfD/PsrC family molybdoenzyme membrane anchor subunit, with amino-acid sequence RFWRMAVSSGFKTSWISRGIIFVSLFLTLSFIHMLLLQSGIRSTGLIVAADVFAFLTVIYGGFAMNYVNGIPLWNTALLPVLYVVSGLWGGAEVTLGISLGSGAIVAGKAVEEWIRILLVGYLLLVPVYLMSVRYTSSTGEVSVRYMLKGQWATIFWVGVVLLGMVMPAFAVMQSIVVDIEAVSMTFLCSAILSGLIGDLAMRYLILKCGVYGPIIPSSSRP